A region from the Algoriphagus machipongonensis genome encodes:
- the gltB gene encoding glutamate synthase large subunit — MQKGLYRSEFEHDSCGIGAVVDLTGEQTHETISDALYMLSNMEHRGGRGSDPKSGDGAGILIQVPHQFLKDITHRSEIDLPEAGYYGIGMTFFPRNRQLFHKSKEQLNKIIEELDFELIGYRQVPVDETVPGSSAMEVMPNIEQLFVKHKKGLTGIDLERKLYVLRNYATTEINSKIPGVNNSFYFASLSSNTLIYKGQLRTDQVLAFYKDLQNSKIGSAFAIVHSRFSTNTFPNWRLAQPFRFLSHNGEINTIRGNLTKMKSKETLMKSKFYSDEEFKKLLPVTNNHHSDSANLDAMVELLTLTGRSLPHAMMMLVPEAWQDNEVMDRDRKAFYKFHASLMEPWDGPAALLFTDGKSVGATLDRNGLRPLRYFITKDKRLILSSEAGALPIREATIEQKGRISPGRMLWADLEKKRVLFDEEIKGEVCTKQPYEKWVADQRIKLRLMPDPEVLSHPYNTENLKKCQTVFGYTSEELRVVVGPMGNTGYEAIGSMGADTPLAVLSKQSQHISNYFKQLFAQVSNPPIDPIRERLVMSLFTRLGESHNILEESPKHTRQIHISQPVLLNEDLEKLQNMEHLGYRSKRIYSHFKADHQPGRLMEALDKICQEAEDAISENKNILIISDRNSDEEWAPIPSLLAIGAVHHHLVKKKIRTKAGLVLESGDIRETHHFATAIGYGVSAINPYMALESLLEMHEKGQLPDVKNKKKLFSNYQTAIGKGLLKVLSKMGISTLQSYQGAQIFEALGLGPEVIDRCFKGTISRISGISFDELAEEVLIRHRTAYGTKSPVLEMGGVYQWKRRGEKHLFNPETIHLLQKSTKLNDYALYKKFANKINEQTKDALTLRGLFEFKKRITVPIEEVEPASSIMRRFATGAMSFGSISFEAHTTLAIAMNRIGGKSNSGEGGEDEIRFEKKENGDWERSAIKQVASGRFGVTSNYLTNAEELQIKMAQGAKPGEGGQLPGHKVDDWIGRVRHSTPGVGLISPPPHHDIYSIEDLAQLIYDLKNANRKARVNVKLVSQAGVGTVAAGVAKAMADVILISGADGGTGASPLSSIRHAGLPWELGLSEAHQTLVKNNLRSRVVVQTDGQLRTGRDLAIATLLGAEEWGISTAALVVEGCIMMRKCHLNTCPVGIATQNPELRKLFTGDPDHVVNYFNFLVQDLREIMASLGFRTIDEMVGQSHILQSTGHLNHWKWDKVDLTPIFHRVEVPDHVGIHKQIDQEYELKKVLDRQLIKAAHPSLEQAVGSTGNFPIKNTDRAVGAMLSNEISKIYGSPGLPDDTIEFKFTGSAGQSFGAFLSKGVNFELEGEANDYFGKGLSGGKLIVYPSRNARFKSDENIIIGNVAFYGATSGEAYINGKGGERFCVRNSGVKTVIEGIGDHGCEYMTGGLVVNLGEIGRNFAAGMSGGIAYILKEYITEINPELVDIDILEEEDFATIKSYLKRHIKLTESELGTKFLEDWDNSKEKFIKVIPRDYKAVLKKRAEQQSKSLV, encoded by the coding sequence ATGCAAAAAGGGTTATATCGATCGGAGTTTGAGCATGACTCCTGCGGTATTGGTGCGGTTGTCGATTTGACTGGTGAGCAAACTCACGAGACAATCAGCGATGCCTTATACATGCTTAGTAACATGGAGCACCGTGGAGGCAGAGGATCCGATCCAAAATCGGGCGATGGAGCAGGTATATTAATACAAGTTCCTCACCAATTCTTAAAAGACATTACTCACAGGTCAGAAATTGACCTTCCAGAAGCTGGATACTATGGGATAGGAATGACTTTCTTCCCAAGAAATAGACAGCTGTTTCATAAATCTAAAGAGCAACTCAACAAAATCATTGAGGAGTTAGATTTTGAACTGATTGGATACCGTCAGGTACCTGTAGATGAAACAGTCCCAGGCTCTAGTGCCATGGAAGTAATGCCTAATATTGAGCAGCTTTTTGTCAAGCATAAAAAGGGTCTTACTGGAATTGATCTTGAGCGAAAACTTTACGTTTTAAGAAACTACGCTACTACAGAAATCAATTCAAAAATTCCAGGGGTAAATAACTCTTTTTACTTCGCCAGTTTAAGTAGTAATACACTTATATATAAGGGGCAGCTAAGAACGGATCAAGTTCTTGCTTTTTATAAGGATTTGCAGAACAGTAAAATCGGGTCTGCTTTTGCGATTGTGCATTCCAGATTCTCTACAAATACCTTCCCTAACTGGAGATTGGCTCAACCTTTCCGATTCTTATCTCATAATGGAGAGATCAATACCATCCGTGGTAACCTCACCAAAATGAAGTCTAAGGAAACTTTGATGAAATCGAAGTTCTACTCTGACGAGGAATTTAAAAAGTTACTTCCTGTTACGAATAATCACCATTCGGATTCTGCAAATCTAGATGCAATGGTAGAGTTACTTACCCTTACAGGAAGATCTCTGCCACATGCCATGATGATGCTCGTTCCCGAAGCCTGGCAGGATAATGAGGTGATGGACCGAGATAGAAAAGCATTTTACAAATTCCACGCTTCATTAATGGAGCCATGGGATGGTCCAGCTGCACTATTATTTACAGATGGAAAATCCGTAGGTGCCACTTTAGATAGAAATGGCCTAAGACCATTAAGATACTTTATCACCAAAGACAAGCGATTGATTTTATCTTCCGAAGCCGGCGCATTGCCGATTCGAGAAGCTACGATTGAGCAGAAAGGCCGCATAAGCCCAGGAAGAATGCTTTGGGCAGATTTAGAAAAGAAGAGAGTTCTTTTTGACGAGGAAATCAAAGGGGAAGTTTGCACCAAACAACCTTACGAAAAGTGGGTTGCTGATCAACGAATTAAACTTCGTTTGATGCCAGACCCTGAAGTTTTAAGCCATCCATATAACACTGAAAACCTTAAGAAATGCCAGACTGTATTTGGCTATACTTCTGAAGAGCTGAGAGTAGTAGTTGGCCCAATGGGTAATACTGGATATGAAGCGATCGGTTCTATGGGAGCAGATACGCCTTTGGCTGTTCTTTCGAAGCAAAGTCAGCATATTTCCAATTACTTCAAGCAATTATTCGCTCAGGTAAGTAATCCACCTATTGACCCGATCCGGGAGCGTTTGGTAATGTCACTATTTACCAGACTTGGAGAAAGTCATAATATTCTGGAAGAAAGCCCAAAACATACCCGACAAATCCATATTTCTCAGCCAGTATTGCTGAATGAGGATTTAGAGAAACTCCAAAACATGGAGCACTTGGGTTATAGAAGCAAAAGAATTTATAGCCACTTCAAGGCAGATCATCAGCCAGGAAGATTAATGGAAGCCTTAGACAAAATCTGTCAAGAAGCTGAGGATGCCATTAGTGAAAATAAGAATATCCTAATCATTTCTGATAGAAATAGTGATGAAGAATGGGCTCCAATTCCATCTCTATTGGCAATTGGTGCAGTTCATCACCATTTAGTGAAAAAGAAAATCAGAACGAAAGCTGGTTTGGTACTTGAGTCTGGAGATATCCGTGAGACGCATCACTTCGCTACAGCAATTGGTTATGGAGTTTCTGCCATCAACCCCTATATGGCGCTTGAGTCATTATTGGAGATGCATGAAAAAGGACAGCTTCCTGATGTGAAGAACAAAAAGAAACTTTTCTCTAACTATCAAACAGCTATTGGAAAAGGTCTTTTGAAAGTTCTTTCTAAAATGGGAATCAGTACACTTCAGTCCTACCAAGGTGCACAAATCTTTGAAGCATTAGGATTAGGCCCTGAGGTCATCGACCGCTGCTTTAAAGGTACGATTTCCAGAATCTCAGGAATTTCATTTGATGAGCTTGCAGAAGAGGTATTGATTCGTCATAGGACAGCATACGGCACAAAAAGCCCTGTTTTGGAAATGGGTGGTGTTTATCAATGGAAAAGAAGAGGAGAAAAACACCTCTTTAATCCAGAAACCATTCACTTACTCCAAAAATCTACAAAATTAAACGATTACGCCCTTTATAAGAAGTTTGCTAATAAAATCAATGAGCAAACCAAAGATGCCTTGACTTTGAGAGGCCTTTTTGAATTTAAGAAGAGAATAACTGTCCCAATCGAAGAAGTGGAGCCAGCCTCCAGCATCATGAGAAGATTTGCTACTGGAGCAATGTCTTTTGGATCAATTTCATTTGAAGCCCACACTACCTTGGCAATCGCCATGAACAGAATCGGTGGAAAAAGTAATTCCGGAGAGGGTGGAGAAGACGAAATACGTTTTGAAAAGAAAGAGAATGGTGACTGGGAAAGATCAGCGATCAAGCAGGTTGCTTCTGGTAGATTTGGTGTAACAAGTAATTATCTAACCAATGCAGAAGAGCTTCAAATCAAAATGGCTCAGGGAGCTAAGCCAGGTGAAGGTGGACAACTTCCAGGTCACAAAGTAGATGATTGGATTGGTAGAGTTAGACATTCCACTCCTGGAGTAGGACTTATTTCACCTCCACCTCACCATGATATCTATTCTATTGAAGATTTGGCACAGCTGATCTACGATTTAAAAAATGCCAATAGAAAAGCCAGAGTCAATGTGAAATTGGTTTCTCAGGCAGGTGTTGGAACAGTAGCTGCCGGTGTTGCAAAAGCAATGGCGGATGTTATTTTGATTTCAGGTGCCGATGGTGGTACAGGAGCATCTCCTTTGAGTTCCATCAGACACGCAGGTCTCCCATGGGAACTTGGTCTATCTGAAGCCCACCAAACACTGGTAAAAAATAATTTAAGAAGCCGAGTAGTGGTTCAAACTGATGGACAGCTTAGAACTGGACGTGATTTGGCAATAGCCACCCTACTTGGAGCTGAGGAATGGGGAATATCTACTGCTGCCTTGGTAGTGGAAGGATGTATTATGATGCGTAAATGCCACTTGAACACTTGTCCAGTGGGTATTGCAACTCAAAACCCAGAGCTTAGAAAGCTATTCACTGGTGATCCAGATCATGTAGTAAACTATTTCAATTTCCTTGTTCAGGATTTGAGAGAGATAATGGCTTCACTTGGATTCAGAACCATTGATGAAATGGTTGGCCAAAGCCACATCCTTCAGTCTACAGGACATTTAAACCATTGGAAGTGGGACAAAGTAGATTTGACTCCAATATTCCATAGAGTGGAAGTTCCAGATCATGTGGGTATCCATAAGCAAATTGATCAGGAGTATGAACTGAAAAAGGTATTGGATCGACAGCTGATTAAAGCAGCGCACCCATCCTTGGAGCAAGCGGTTGGTTCTACAGGAAACTTCCCTATCAAGAATACGGACAGAGCAGTTGGAGCAATGCTGTCCAATGAAATTTCGAAAATTTACGGAAGCCCAGGGCTACCAGATGATACTATAGAATTTAAATTCACTGGCTCAGCAGGGCAAAGCTTTGGAGCATTCCTATCTAAGGGAGTGAACTTTGAACTTGAAGGTGAAGCAAATGACTATTTCGGAAAAGGTCTTTCTGGTGGAAAGCTAATCGTCTATCCAAGCAGAAATGCCCGATTCAAATCTGATGAGAATATCATCATCGGTAATGTCGCATTTTATGGAGCCACATCAGGAGAAGCTTATATCAATGGTAAAGGTGGAGAACGTTTCTGCGTTAGAAACTCAGGTGTTAAAACCGTTATCGAAGGTATTGGAGACCATGGATGTGAATACATGACAGGTGGTTTAGTAGTGAATCTTGGTGAAATCGGAAGAAACTTTGCAGCTGGAATGAGCGGAGGTATCGCCTATATTCTAAAAGAATACATTACAGAGATCAATCCTGAATTGGTAGATATCGATATTCTGGAAGAAGAGGATTTTGCCACCATTAAATCTTACTTGAAGCGACATATCAAACTTACTGAAAGTGAGTTGGGTACGAAATTCCTGGAAGATTGGGATAATTCTAAAGAGAAATTTATTAAAGTAATTCCTAGAGATTACAAGGCTGTTTTGAAAAAGAGAGCTGAACAACAATCAAAATCATTGGTGTAA